In one Sphingomonas sp. AP4-R1 genomic region, the following are encoded:
- a CDS encoding acyl-CoA dehydrogenase family protein: MDFELPAEVAEFREVTRQIVTDLLPYEREFVEEGTINPIIRKTLIDNGYFALAFPEEYGGLGLGALAQAVVQIELARLPPQFWTELRPLMGPGAKNILNHGNAEQKARLVPGMADGTIPIAFALTEAHCGSDLASMRTTAVRNADGWVINGSKTYISNGKNAKEVIVYAYTDKSAGRNGMSAFLMSASTPGFSVDGTIPLMGTATPGVYELSFTDCQVPAEAMLGEEGRAFHYALEGLNEGRLNVGATAVGMGEYALELAIDQAKTRPAFGGVIADFQAIRHYMAQMATDMRAARMLLLDACWRYDNGDRRRELASMAKLFATEAGSRTVDSAVQIFGGAGYCKGYAVERLYRDIRITRIYEGSSEIQKNTIARELLR; the protein is encoded by the coding sequence ATGGACTTTGAACTGCCAGCAGAAGTCGCGGAATTTCGTGAGGTCACCCGTCAGATCGTTACGGATCTCCTTCCGTATGAGCGCGAGTTCGTGGAAGAAGGCACTATCAATCCGATCATCCGCAAAACGCTGATCGACAACGGCTATTTCGCGCTGGCCTTTCCCGAGGAATATGGCGGCCTTGGCCTGGGTGCGCTGGCGCAGGCTGTCGTGCAGATCGAGCTCGCCCGCCTTCCCCCGCAATTCTGGACCGAGCTTCGCCCGCTGATGGGCCCGGGCGCGAAGAACATCCTGAACCATGGCAATGCCGAGCAGAAAGCGCGCCTCGTACCCGGTATGGCGGACGGCACGATCCCGATCGCCTTCGCGCTGACCGAAGCGCATTGCGGATCGGATCTCGCCTCGATGCGGACCACTGCGGTCCGCAATGCCGACGGCTGGGTCATCAACGGCAGCAAGACGTATATTTCCAACGGCAAGAACGCCAAGGAAGTGATCGTCTATGCCTATACCGACAAGTCGGCCGGCCGGAACGGCATGTCCGCTTTCCTGATGAGCGCCAGCACACCCGGATTCTCGGTGGACGGCACGATCCCTTTGATGGGAACCGCCACGCCGGGCGTGTACGAATTGTCGTTCACCGATTGTCAGGTGCCGGCCGAAGCGATGCTCGGCGAGGAAGGTCGGGCGTTCCACTATGCGTTGGAAGGCCTGAACGAGGGCCGCCTCAACGTCGGTGCGACCGCGGTCGGCATGGGCGAATATGCGTTGGAACTGGCGATCGACCAGGCCAAGACACGGCCGGCTTTCGGCGGCGTCATCGCCGACTTCCAGGCGATCCGCCATTATATGGCGCAGATGGCGACCGACATGCGCGCCGCGCGTATGCTGCTGCTGGATGCCTGCTGGCGCTACGACAATGGTGATCGTCGCCGGGAGCTCGCCTCGATGGCCAAATTGTTCGCGACCGAGGCCGGCAGCCGCACGGTCGACAGCGCGGTGCAGATCTTCGGCGGCGCCGGCTATTGCAAGGGCTATGCGGTCGAGCGGCTTTATCGCGATATCCGCATCACGCGGATTTATGAGGGCTCTTCGGAGATCCAGAAGAATACGATCGCGCGCGAATTGCTGCGCTGA
- a CDS encoding FadR/GntR family transcriptional regulator, with protein sequence MRQPKPAASTPLRAPTFSPVKTPRAFEIICEQIRKELANGTLRTGDKLPPERELAIQFQVSRSALREALRSLEMAGIIRNMKGAKGGAFVQSADPERITAALQDYVRLGEITLEELTEARIAIQDIVVRLACVRGSEVDFAELEAIAERTKTVSEVEARYQCAIDYYRVLARATKNRIFGPFVDSLSAILHEFVQGPGYETLQESLIEARFRLVKHLRARDVEAATEEMRNHLERIHRHIRKIRKNS encoded by the coding sequence ATGCGCCAACCCAAGCCAGCTGCCTCGACCCCGCTGCGAGCTCCGACCTTCTCGCCCGTCAAGACGCCGCGTGCGTTCGAGATCATCTGCGAGCAGATCCGCAAGGAACTCGCCAACGGAACCTTGCGGACGGGAGACAAGCTGCCTCCGGAGCGCGAGCTGGCCATCCAGTTCCAGGTCAGCCGAAGCGCGTTGCGCGAAGCCCTGCGCAGTCTCGAGATGGCCGGCATCATCCGCAACATGAAAGGCGCCAAAGGGGGCGCCTTCGTGCAGTCCGCCGACCCCGAGCGGATCACGGCGGCGCTGCAGGACTATGTCCGGCTGGGCGAGATCACGCTGGAGGAACTGACAGAAGCGCGTATCGCGATCCAGGATATCGTCGTGCGACTGGCCTGCGTGCGCGGTAGCGAAGTGGATTTCGCCGAACTGGAGGCGATCGCAGAGCGGACGAAGACGGTTTCGGAGGTCGAGGCCCGCTATCAATGTGCGATCGATTATTATCGCGTTTTGGCGCGCGCGACCAAGAACCGGATTTTCGGGCCGTTCGTGGATTCGCTGTCCGCCATCCTTCACGAATTTGTGCAGGGGCCGGGCTACGAGACCTTGCAGGAGTCCCTGATCGAAGCGCGGTTCCGCCTCGTCAAACATCTGCGGGCTCGCGACGTGGAAGCGGCGACCGAGGAAATGCGCAACCATCTGGAGCGCATCCATCGCCATATCCGGAAGATCAGGAAGAATAGCTGA
- a CDS encoding TonB-dependent receptor has protein sequence MAILTSKVSCLALTATCLWSQAGYTQDGPAPGIVGDASPDAAALSGKPDSDIVVTGSRIVRNGYQAPTPLTVLSTQDIQATAPVNVADYVNQIPSVVGSTTPANSNLSISAGTFGINAINLRALGANRTLVLLDGQRSVGSTLAGLVDVNTFPQGLIKGVEVVTGGASAAYGSDAVSGVVNFILDKEFTGLKANAQYGITSYGDAPSYNFGMTGGLSFAEGRGHALLSAEMTVKEGLDGVPRKWNNKGWYIINNPAYTAGNGAPERLLVSGAGLSNATPGGIITNTAFKGTVFGQGGALSQFNYGTVRDPWMIGGDWQSTQVNGYQSLDPAENRKTIFGRLSYEVADWLNLYGQASYARSHTVGQLGVQLNQANVTIQSDNAFIPAALRQQLAAARISSFTLGTTNADLPIRTNDTTREVQRYVVGGNGKFDAIGRTMRWDVYYQKGIADTREAAVGITNNARLALAQDAVFAPAGNALGVAAGTIVCRSSLTTPTNGCVPLNRLGIGVASPAALNYVLGDPYRKQRFQEDVVAGNLSTDAFSLPAGPVSVAIGIEHRREKVSGFVESQYQTGWFVGNYLPTFGSYDVTEGYFEALVPIIKGLDLNGAVRGTSYSTSGYVTTWKVGATFQPISDIRFRATRSRDIRAPNLGELYTAGSTRTNVLIDSSQGNASVQFSGTTAGNANLKPERADQWGVGVVIQPHWIPGLAFSVDYYDIKINGAISSVAAQTVVDRCNEGIAAFCAAVVRGPNAFGTNLQVFESPFNFATQKARGLDFETSYRTRAGSGSVTLRGMATRYLENYSNNGIDAPVDTVGSNASGGTPKWLYRVTATYNRGGFTYNLIGRGVSAGVYDTSFVECSSTCPASTVTNRTINDNHIAGAFYIDTTISQNIRMGSQSIELFLNINNLFDKDPPVVASGPAGSAYATPATNQSLYDLLGRTFRVGARFRL, from the coding sequence ATGGCCATTCTGACATCCAAAGTGTCCTGTCTCGCACTCACCGCCACATGTCTCTGGAGCCAGGCGGGCTATACGCAGGACGGTCCCGCGCCCGGCATCGTTGGCGATGCCTCGCCGGATGCGGCCGCCCTTTCAGGAAAACCGGATAGCGATATCGTGGTCACCGGATCGCGCATCGTGCGCAACGGTTATCAGGCGCCGACCCCGCTGACGGTGCTCAGCACGCAGGACATACAGGCGACCGCCCCGGTCAACGTCGCCGATTATGTCAATCAGATCCCCTCGGTGGTCGGCAGCACAACGCCCGCCAATTCCAACCTTTCGATCAGCGCGGGCACGTTCGGCATCAACGCCATCAACCTGCGCGCGCTGGGCGCCAACCGTACATTGGTGTTGCTGGACGGCCAACGGTCGGTGGGATCGACGCTTGCCGGCCTCGTGGACGTCAACACCTTCCCTCAGGGACTTATCAAGGGTGTCGAGGTCGTGACCGGCGGCGCATCCGCAGCCTATGGCTCAGATGCCGTCTCCGGCGTCGTGAACTTCATTCTCGACAAGGAGTTCACCGGGCTCAAGGCGAACGCCCAGTACGGCATCACCAGTTATGGCGATGCCCCCTCCTACAACTTCGGCATGACGGGCGGCCTATCCTTCGCGGAAGGGCGCGGCCATGCGCTGCTGAGTGCCGAGATGACGGTGAAAGAGGGCCTCGATGGCGTTCCGCGCAAGTGGAACAACAAGGGCTGGTACATCATCAACAACCCTGCTTACACGGCGGGCAACGGGGCGCCCGAGCGGCTGCTGGTGAGCGGCGCGGGCCTGAGCAACGCGACGCCGGGCGGCATCATCACCAACACCGCGTTCAAGGGAACCGTGTTCGGCCAGGGCGGTGCGCTGAGCCAGTTCAACTATGGCACGGTCCGCGACCCCTGGATGATCGGCGGCGATTGGCAATCGACCCAGGTCAACGGCTATCAGTCCCTCGACCCCGCCGAGAACCGCAAGACCATCTTCGGCCGGCTCAGCTACGAAGTCGCCGACTGGCTGAACCTCTATGGCCAGGCCTCCTATGCGCGCTCGCACACCGTCGGCCAGCTGGGCGTGCAGCTGAACCAGGCGAACGTCACGATTCAGTCGGACAACGCCTTCATTCCGGCGGCGCTGCGCCAGCAATTGGCGGCGGCCCGCATTTCCTCGTTCACGCTCGGCACCACCAACGCCGATCTGCCCATCCGGACCAACGACACCACGCGCGAAGTGCAACGCTACGTCGTCGGCGGCAATGGCAAGTTCGATGCGATCGGTCGCACGATGCGCTGGGACGTCTATTATCAGAAAGGCATTGCCGACACGCGTGAGGCGGCCGTGGGCATCACCAACAATGCCCGGCTCGCGCTTGCCCAGGATGCGGTGTTCGCGCCGGCAGGCAATGCGCTTGGCGTAGCGGCAGGCACGATCGTCTGCCGCTCCTCGCTCACCACCCCGACCAATGGCTGCGTGCCGCTCAACCGGCTCGGCATCGGCGTGGCGAGCCCGGCGGCGCTCAATTACGTCCTTGGCGATCCCTATCGCAAACAGCGTTTCCAGGAGGATGTCGTCGCCGGCAATCTTTCGACTGATGCCTTCAGCCTGCCGGCCGGCCCGGTTTCGGTCGCGATCGGCATCGAGCATCGCCGCGAGAAGGTCAGCGGCTTCGTCGAGAGCCAGTATCAGACGGGCTGGTTCGTCGGTAACTATCTCCCGACCTTCGGCAGCTACGACGTGACGGAAGGCTATTTCGAAGCGTTGGTCCCGATCATCAAGGGGCTCGATCTCAACGGTGCCGTGCGCGGGACGAGCTATTCGACCTCGGGCTACGTCACCACCTGGAAGGTCGGCGCGACCTTCCAGCCGATCTCCGACATCCGTTTCCGCGCGACGCGTTCGCGCGATATCCGCGCACCCAATCTCGGCGAACTCTACACGGCGGGATCCACCCGAACCAACGTGCTGATCGATTCCAGCCAAGGCAACGCCTCCGTGCAATTCAGCGGCACCACGGCAGGCAATGCGAACCTGAAGCCTGAAAGGGCCGATCAATGGGGCGTCGGCGTGGTGATCCAGCCGCACTGGATTCCGGGGCTCGCTTTCTCGGTCGACTATTACGACATCAAGATCAACGGCGCGATCAGCTCGGTCGCCGCACAGACGGTCGTGGATCGCTGTAACGAGGGCATCGCGGCCTTTTGTGCGGCGGTCGTGCGTGGCCCCAACGCTTTTGGCACCAACCTCCAAGTGTTCGAGAGCCCGTTCAACTTCGCAACGCAAAAGGCACGCGGCCTCGATTTCGAGACCTCGTATCGAACGCGGGCTGGATCGGGCAGCGTAACGCTACGCGGCATGGCGACGCGCTATCTCGAAAACTATTCCAACAATGGCATCGACGCGCCGGTGGATACGGTTGGATCGAATGCATCGGGCGGCACGCCAAAATGGCTGTATCGCGTCACCGCCACCTATAATCGCGGCGGCTTTACGTACAATCTGATCGGTCGCGGCGTGAGCGCCGGCGTATATGATACGAGCTTCGTCGAATGCTCGTCCACCTGCCCTGCCTCGACGGTCACCAATCGCACGATCAACGACAATCATATCGCGGGTGCTTTCTATATCGACACGACCATCTCGCAGAATATCAGGATGGGCAGCCAGTCGATCGAGCTATTCCTGAATATCAATAATCTGTTCGATAAGGATCCGCCCGTGGTGGCATCCGGCCCCGCCGGCAGCGCCTATGCCACGCCCGCGACCAATCAGTCGCTCTACGATCTGCTCGGTCGCACCTTCCGAGTAGGAGCCCGTTTCCGATTGTAA
- a CDS encoding CaiB/BaiF CoA-transferase family protein, with protein MSESGRTTSDALADVRVLDFTAVMAGPFATRMLADLGADVVKVESLEGDQVRARPPLRDGASSYFGHLNAGKRSIALNLKAPEAIAAIRQLVAGFDVLVENFRPGVMARLGLDYPTLAAINPRLIYCSISGYGQTGPRSQDPAYAPVVHASSGFDMVNMDYQDGAVDRPATSGIFVADVLGGTHAFGAIQTALYQREKTGVGQFLDVSMLEAMAGMLVFELQQAQNVAPRRPLYTPLKTRDGFLMVAPTSPKNFEQLADAVGHPEWREDPRFRTNADRNANWSDLLAETEKWTITHSSEEGEQILSRFGVPCARYRNVEELLDDPQLAARKFFTEIGDEGGRYRVPNPPFRMSGSRAEARDMVSRLGEHGADVLAQELGMSDEAIAALKNAGIMG; from the coding sequence GTGAGTGAGAGCGGGCGGACGACGAGCGACGCCCTGGCGGACGTCCGGGTTCTGGATTTCACGGCCGTCATGGCCGGCCCGTTCGCCACACGGATGTTGGCGGATCTGGGTGCCGATGTGGTGAAGGTGGAATCGCTCGAAGGCGATCAGGTCCGCGCACGGCCGCCGCTGCGCGACGGGGCAAGTTCCTATTTCGGGCATCTCAACGCCGGCAAACGCAGCATCGCGCTCAATCTCAAGGCGCCCGAGGCGATCGCGGCGATCAGGCAGCTTGTTGCCGGCTTCGACGTGCTGGTCGAGAATTTCCGGCCGGGTGTCATGGCCCGGCTGGGACTGGATTATCCCACGCTCGCGGCGATCAATCCGCGCCTGATCTATTGTTCGATCTCGGGCTACGGTCAGACTGGGCCACGGTCGCAGGATCCGGCCTACGCACCGGTCGTCCACGCCTCCAGTGGCTTCGATATGGTCAATATGGACTATCAGGACGGCGCCGTGGACCGTCCGGCGACAAGCGGGATCTTCGTGGCCGACGTACTCGGCGGCACCCATGCCTTCGGTGCGATTCAGACTGCGCTTTATCAGCGCGAAAAGACCGGCGTCGGCCAGTTTCTGGACGTGTCGATGCTGGAGGCGATGGCGGGCATGCTCGTGTTCGAACTGCAGCAGGCCCAGAATGTCGCGCCGCGCCGACCGCTCTACACACCGCTCAAGACCCGAGACGGTTTCCTGATGGTCGCGCCGACGAGCCCGAAGAATTTCGAGCAGCTGGCGGATGCGGTCGGCCACCCCGAATGGCGCGAGGATCCCCGGTTTCGCACCAATGCCGATCGCAACGCCAACTGGTCGGACCTGCTGGCCGAGACCGAGAAATGGACGATCACGCACAGTTCCGAAGAGGGCGAGCAGATCCTGTCGCGCTTTGGCGTACCCTGCGCGCGCTATCGCAACGTTGAGGAGTTGCTGGACGACCCACAGCTCGCGGCGCGTAAATTCTTCACCGAAATCGGGGACGAGGGCGGGCGATATCGCGTGCCCAATCCGCCGTTCCGCATGTCGGGATCGCGCGCCGAAGCGCGTGACATGGTTTCGCGGCTCGGAGAGCATGGCGCCGATGTGCTGGCGCAGGAACTCGGCATGTCGGACGAAGCGATCGCGGCGCTCAAAAACGCCGGCATCATGGGCTGA